In a single window of the Suttonella indologenes genome:
- a CDS encoding DegV family protein: MQSKKHQCAIVCASTSSLDDFEGKPKNIQVLRLHVHTPPNNDYLDGQNLRAQSFYRWMQNNPKLLPSTQPPDMESIVETFEYLAKKGYTDIIVPTISSTLSRTYADVSDIARLMRKQVTVHVVDTGTVGIMEGLFSLKANQMLNEHYTPLEIVRRLTVMARQMHIFFVLDSTQYLVKNGRISTMKGALSTIFNIKPILHFHNGSLKQAGKIAKIENAIEHLMKLAKETQEGRRAQIIGMYSGDSALYKRLEDQLQRSYGVKVPAYPITPVVGAHIGPRAIGLGLWVHDHSDIKGL, from the coding sequence ATGCAAAGCAAAAAACACCAATGTGCGATTGTCTGCGCGTCCACTTCTTCTTTAGATGATTTTGAAGGTAAGCCTAAAAATATTCAGGTCTTGCGTTTACATGTCCACACGCCGCCTAATAATGATTATTTAGACGGACAAAATCTGCGCGCGCAAAGCTTTTACCGTTGGATGCAAAATAACCCTAAATTATTGCCTAGCACACAGCCGCCTGATATGGAATCTATTGTAGAAACGTTTGAATATTTGGCCAAAAAAGGCTATACCGATATTATCGTGCCGACGATTTCTTCTACCTTGAGCCGCACTTATGCCGATGTGAGCGATATTGCGCGTTTGATGCGCAAGCAGGTTACCGTCCATGTGGTAGATACCGGCACTGTCGGCATTATGGAAGGCTTGTTTTCTCTAAAAGCCAATCAAATGCTTAATGAGCATTACACGCCTTTGGAGATTGTGCGGCGTTTAACGGTGATGGCGCGGCAGATGCACATTTTCTTTGTTTTGGATTCCACGCAATATTTGGTGAAAAACGGGCGTATTTCCACGATGAAAGGCGCTTTAAGTACGATTTTCAATATCAAGCCTATTTTGCATTTCCATAACGGTTCGCTCAAGCAGGCCGGCAAAATCGCTAAAATTGAAAATGCGATTGAGCATTTAATGAAATTGGCGAAAGAAACGCAGGAAGGGCGGCGCGCGCAAATTATCGGCATGTATAGCGGCGATAGTGCTTTATACAAAAGGCTGGAAGATCAATTGCAGCGCAGCTACGGGGTAAAAGTGCCTGCTTATCCGATTACACCGGTTGTGGGTGCGCATATCGGTCCGCGAGCTATCGGCTTAGGGTTGTGGGTGCATGATCACAGTGATATTAAAGGTTTATAG
- a CDS encoding Crp/Fnr family transcriptional regulator: MRELEILAQIENHHLFAPLNAEQRKSLLANSRVQQYQEDALIFNKNEATSAFFFILEGAVRLYFSAPDGKEKTVRIFEKGSSFAEALMFMARDSYPANAMAVMPSKLLVVNSHFYRKMISQHADLAVALLAKCCEHIHLLSQQIEMLSVLDARSRFVQYIRQQLPVNAGDGYRLYIPMPKKDLAQYLAIRPETLSRLIRQLENEEILQWQQQNYVVVQSLARLQE, from the coding sequence ATGCGGGAATTAGAAATCCTTGCGCAGATTGAGAATCACCATTTATTTGCTCCCTTAAATGCCGAGCAAAGGAAAAGCCTGCTTGCCAATAGCCGTGTGCAGCAGTACCAAGAAGATGCGCTTATTTTTAATAAGAATGAAGCGACTTCTGCTTTTTTCTTTATTTTGGAAGGGGCGGTGCGTCTGTATTTCAGTGCACCAGATGGCAAGGAGAAAACCGTCAGGATTTTTGAAAAGGGCAGCAGCTTTGCCGAAGCCCTGATGTTTATGGCGCGCGATAGCTATCCCGCCAATGCGATGGCAGTGATGCCGAGCAAATTATTAGTGGTTAATAGCCATTTTTACCGCAAGATGATTAGCCAACATGCGGATTTGGCGGTCGCCTTATTGGCAAAATGCTGCGAGCATATTCATTTGCTCAGTCAGCAGATTGAGATGCTGAGCGTTTTAGATGCACGCAGCCGTTTTGTGCAATATATCCGTCAGCAATTGCCCGTCAATGCCGGCGACGGCTATCGTTTGTATATCCCTATGCCGAAAAAAGATTTGGCGCAGTATTTGGCTATTCGGCCAGAAACCTTGTCGCGGCTGATTCGCCAATTGGAAAACGAAGAGATTTTACAATGGCAGCAGCAGAATTATGTGGTCGTGCAATCGTTGGCAAGACTGCAGGAGTAG